In the genome of Paenibacillus sp. GP183, the window TTTTTTCCAAGCATAGACGCCTTGTCTTTACTTCATTTAATCAATCGGAATATTATGATGCGGTAAATAAATTAAAAAGTCACGGAGTTTCCTATCGCAGCCGAATAACAAGCTACGATAGGAGCTTCAACAGAAATGATAACGACCAATACGACATCTATGTCAAAAAGGACGAGGAATATCTCGCGGAGAAAGCTATAAACAGCCGGCCTGGTTAGATGGGGAAGGCCATCTCAATTTTCGTCCCAATATTAACTTTACTAGTTACATGTAGAGTTCCATTATGGCTTTCAATAATTTTTTTGCTCACCATAAACCCTAATCCTGTACCTGTTTCCTTTGTAGAAAAAAAAGGCTGCCCTAGCTTTGCCAATTGCTCCTCTGATAATCCACAGCCCTGATCCTCGATAGTAATGCTTATAAAGCTCTTTTGATTTCTAGCAACATTCACTAGGATTTCTCCACCGTTTTGCATGGATTCAATTGAGTTTTGAATAAAATTAATGAAAACTTGTTTTAGTTGATTCTCGTCGCAATGGATAAGCACTTCGTCTTCACAAAATTTCGTATGTATGATCACATTCTTCAATAGGGCTTGAGATTCGAGTAAGGCGATAACGTGTTCTAAAGTGTTGCAAACATCTTTTTTTTGATAATTTATCACTTGTGGTTTTGCAAGTATCAATAACTCATTAACTATGAGTTCTATTCGATTTATTTCAGAATTTAGTATTTCAAAATAATGCAAGTTTTCTGCCATTTGACGTTCCAATAGTTTTAGAAAACCCTTAACGGCTGTTAATGGATTGCGAATCTCATGTGCGATACCGGCAGCTAATTGACCGACTATTGAAAGTTTTTCTGAATTGATAATAGTTTGCTGCGTATGAATTCTTTCTTCTTCAACTTTCATTCTTTCCGTTATATCTCTGGCAATGTTTAATATTTTTTCAATTTCCCCTTGTTCATTTCGGACTACTTTTACAGCGTTTTCAAACCAAACATAATCCCCATTTTTATGACGTATACGACAGGTAAGCGTGTTGACATCAGACTTTTGAAAAATATCAGGATTTGCGACTTTTAAAAAATCATCAGGGTGCAGAAAGTCCACAGCCAATTTCCCAACAACTTCTTCAGCTTCATATCCAAGGATAGACTTTAAGCTGGGTGA includes:
- a CDS encoding PAS domain-containing sensor histidine kinase, translated to MNQNESLFVHAFNHTPIGMALVAPDGRWLKVNPALCDMFGYSEQELLSSNFQAITIEEDLELDFEMIREALEGKIDSYTFEKRHYHQNGNIVWVSISSSLIRDEHGKPLYFLSQTEDITVRKKTTVQLRHLQKLSELISESEQDILIYLSPDFIYQYVSPSLKSILGYEAEEVVGKLAVDFLHPDDFLKVANPDIFQKSDVNTLTCRIRHKNGDYVWFENAVKVVRNEQGEIEKILNIARDITERMKVEEERIHTQQTIINSEKLSIVGQLAAGIAHEIRNPLTAVKGFLKLLERQMAENLHYFEILNSEINRIELIVNELLILAKPQVINYQKKDVCNTLEHVIALLESQALLKNVIIHTKFCEDEVLIHCDENQLKQVFINFIQNSIESMQNGGEILVNVARNQKSFISITIEDQGCGLSEEQLAKLGQPFFSTKETGTGLGFMVSKKIIESHNGTLHVTSKVNIGTKIEMAFPI